From Domibacillus sp. DTU_2020_1001157_1_SI_ALB_TIR_016, a single genomic window includes:
- the purM gene encoding phosphoribosylformylglycinamidine cyclo-ligase encodes MAKSYEAAGVNIEAGYEAVERMKKHVERTKRAGVMGALGSFGGMFDLSSLQLKEPVLVSGTDGVGTKLKLAFMMDKHDTIGIDCVAMCVNDVVVQGAEPLFFLDYIACGKAVPEKIEQIVKGVADGCEQAGCALIGGETAEMPGLYDEEEYDMAGFTVGAVEKSSVVTGENVKEGDVLIGLASSGIHSNGYSLVRKIFFETHNLDVNAQVEGLSVPLGEALLEPTRIYVKPVLSALKQAAVNGMAHITGGGFVENIPRALPKGLGASIEAGSWPVPDIFNVLETYGELDRQEMYNIFNMGIGFVLIVSKEEEANVKAALEAAGETAYTIGRVVSGEGVTVQ; translated from the coding sequence ATGGCAAAATCGTATGAAGCAGCCGGTGTAAACATCGAGGCAGGGTACGAAGCGGTAGAACGGATGAAAAAACATGTAGAGCGGACGAAGCGCGCCGGTGTAATGGGAGCGCTCGGCAGTTTCGGGGGCATGTTTGATCTGTCATCACTGCAGTTAAAGGAGCCGGTTCTTGTTTCCGGAACAGATGGCGTCGGCACAAAACTAAAGCTTGCGTTTATGATGGATAAGCATGATACGATTGGCATCGACTGTGTAGCCATGTGTGTCAACGATGTTGTCGTACAGGGAGCAGAGCCCTTGTTTTTCCTTGATTATATTGCATGCGGCAAAGCAGTGCCGGAAAAAATCGAACAAATCGTTAAAGGAGTAGCGGACGGCTGTGAGCAGGCGGGCTGTGCCCTTATTGGCGGAGAAACAGCAGAAATGCCGGGACTTTATGATGAGGAAGAATACGATATGGCCGGATTTACGGTTGGCGCTGTTGAAAAGAGCAGCGTTGTAACAGGTGAAAACGTAAAAGAAGGCGACGTGCTGATCGGTCTCGCATCGAGCGGGATTCACAGCAACGGTTATTCACTCGTTCGCAAAATTTTCTTTGAAACACATAACCTTGATGTAAACGCGCAGGTAGAAGGTCTTTCAGTTCCGCTTGGAGAAGCGCTTCTTGAACCAACACGTATTTATGTGAAGCCGGTTCTATCCGCACTAAAGCAAGCGGCTGTAAACGGGATGGCGCACATTACAGGCGGCGGATTTGTGGAAAACATTCCGCGTGCTCTGCCAAAAGGCCTTGGCGCTTCAATTGAAGCTGGTTCATGGCCGGTACCGGACATTTTTAATGTACTGGAGACGTATGGAGAGCTTGACCGCCAGGAAATGTACAATATTTTCAATATGGGTATTGGATTTGTATTGATTGTATCGAAAGAAGAAGAAGCAAACGTAAAAGCAGCACTCGAAGCAGCTGGTGAAACAGCTTATACAATCGGACGTGTTGTGAGCGGCGAAGGAGTTACCGTTCAATGA
- the purF gene encoding amidophosphoribosyltransferase: protein MLAELRGLNEECGVFGVFGHENASQITYYGLQSLQHRGQEGAGVVMSDGERLRGHKGEGLVTEIFNQDIINGLTGTAAIGHVRYQTAGGGGYQNVQPLLFHFQTGSLALAHNGNLVNATSLKRELEAQGSIFQTTSDTEVLAHLIRRSTYGTIKDRLKTALSMVKGAYAFLVMTENEMHVALDPQGLRPLSIGKLGDAYVVASETCAFDIIGAEFLRDVEPGELITINEDGLHSEQFAAAISDAMCTMEYVYFSRPDSNIHGVNVHSARKRLGKMLAQEVDPAVLEADVVTGVPDSSISAAIGFAEATGIPYELGLIKNRYVGRTFIQPSQSLREQGVKMKLSPVRGVVEGKKVVMVDDSIVRGTTSRRIVTMLKEAGAKEVHVVISSPAIKHPCFYGIDTSEKGELIAAHYTNEELRELIGADSLTYLSVEGTIEAIGHRKSELGECGQCMACFTGEYPTEIFPDTQHPHDKEVMC from the coding sequence ATGCTTGCTGAACTCAGAGGCTTAAATGAAGAGTGTGGCGTCTTCGGGGTTTTTGGACACGAAAATGCATCACAAATCACATATTACGGCCTGCAAAGCTTACAGCACCGCGGACAAGAAGGCGCCGGCGTCGTGATGAGCGACGGAGAACGCCTTCGCGGCCATAAAGGTGAAGGGCTTGTTACAGAAATTTTCAACCAGGATATTATCAACGGTTTAACAGGAACAGCAGCCATTGGGCATGTTCGTTACCAAACAGCAGGAGGCGGCGGCTACCAAAATGTACAGCCGCTCCTGTTCCACTTTCAAACAGGCAGCCTGGCGCTTGCGCATAACGGAAACCTTGTCAATGCTACATCGCTGAAGCGTGAACTGGAAGCTCAGGGAAGCATTTTCCAGACAACGTCTGACACTGAAGTACTGGCACACTTAATCCGCCGCAGCACATATGGCACGATCAAAGACCGTTTGAAGACAGCTCTTTCCATGGTAAAAGGAGCTTATGCGTTTCTTGTCATGACGGAAAACGAAATGCATGTAGCACTTGATCCACAAGGGCTGCGCCCGCTTTCAATCGGCAAACTTGGCGATGCTTATGTGGTTGCCTCTGAAACGTGCGCCTTTGATATTATTGGTGCTGAGTTTTTACGTGATGTGGAGCCGGGTGAATTAATTACCATTAATGAAGACGGTCTTCATTCTGAACAGTTTGCCGCAGCGATCAGTGACGCAATGTGCACAATGGAATATGTTTATTTCTCCCGTCCGGACAGTAATATTCATGGCGTGAATGTTCATAGTGCCCGTAAACGCCTCGGTAAGATGCTGGCACAAGAAGTAGATCCAGCGGTACTGGAAGCCGATGTTGTCACGGGAGTACCAGATTCGAGTATTTCTGCTGCTATCGGTTTTGCAGAAGCAACAGGTATTCCATATGAGCTTGGTTTAATTAAAAATCGTTACGTTGGCCGGACATTTATTCAGCCGTCCCAGTCTCTTCGTGAGCAGGGGGTTAAAATGAAGCTTTCTCCTGTACGCGGGGTTGTAGAAGGCAAAAAAGTGGTTATGGTAGATGACTCGATTGTCCGCGGCACAACGAGCAGACGGATCGTTACAATGCTCAAAGAAGCCGGCGCAAAAGAAGTACACGTCGTAATCAGCTCGCCAGCCATTAAGCATCCATGCTTTTATGGAATTGATACATCTGAAAAAGGCGAATTGATCGCTGCACACTATACAAATGAAGAATTACGTGAACTGATCGGAGCAGATTCTCTTACGTATTTAAGCGTAGAGGGCACGATTGAAGCAATCGGCCATCGCAAAAGCGAGCTTGGCGAATGCGGCCAGTGCATGGCCTGCTTTACAGGGGAATACCCGACGGAGATTTTCCCAGATACACAGCATCCGCATGATAAAGAAGTCATGTGCTAA
- the purH gene encoding bifunctional phosphoribosylaminoimidazolecarboxamide formyltransferase/IMP cyclohydrolase has protein sequence MTKRALISVSDKSGVTEFAREIAALGYEIVSTGGTKKMLAEAGVPVKGVTDVTGFPEILEGRVKTLNPFIHGGLLAKHGEPDHQKQLEEHNIQPIDIVCVNLYPFQQTIAKPDVTTEDAIENIDIGGPAMLRASAKNHEYVTVIVDSSDYDQVLSELKGEGKTTLETRRKLAAKVFRHTAAYDAMIAGFMTDLAGEENPEKLTVTYELKQSLRYGENPHQKAAFYSQPLGSSFSVAQADQLHGKELSYNNIRDTDAALQIVKEFDEPAAVAVKHMNPCGVGAGETIEEAYARAYEADPTSIFGGIVALNRPVSKELAQKLHEIFLEIIVAPSFDAEAIDILSQKKNIRLLTLDFANGKKGEKVLTSVEGGLLSQDLDELSLADADVKVATKRQPTEEEWKAMKLGWKVVKHVKSNAIVVSDDKMTLGVGAGQMNRVGAAKIALEQAGEKAKGAALASDAFFPMDDTVEAAAKAGITAIIQPGGSIRDEDSIKKADEYGITMVMTGIRHFKH, from the coding sequence ATGACGAAACGCGCATTAATCAGCGTATCAGATAAAAGCGGCGTAACTGAATTTGCGAGAGAAATTGCGGCGCTTGGCTATGAAATTGTTTCAACAGGCGGCACGAAAAAAATGCTTGCAGAAGCAGGTGTACCGGTAAAAGGCGTAACAGATGTAACCGGGTTTCCGGAAATTCTAGAAGGCCGCGTTAAAACGCTGAACCCGTTCATTCACGGCGGCCTGCTTGCGAAACACGGCGAGCCGGATCATCAAAAGCAGCTTGAAGAGCACAATATTCAGCCAATCGATATCGTCTGCGTGAACTTGTACCCATTCCAGCAAACGATCGCAAAGCCGGATGTCACAACAGAAGATGCGATTGAAAACATCGACATCGGCGGCCCGGCCATGCTTCGTGCGTCTGCGAAAAACCACGAATATGTGACTGTAATTGTGGATTCAAGTGATTACGATCAAGTGCTGTCTGAACTGAAAGGCGAAGGTAAAACAACGCTTGAAACGCGCCGGAAGCTTGCTGCAAAAGTGTTCCGCCATACAGCTGCGTATGATGCGATGATTGCCGGCTTTATGACGGATCTTGCCGGGGAAGAAAACCCTGAAAAGCTGACTGTTACGTATGAATTAAAGCAATCGCTCCGCTACGGCGAGAACCCGCATCAAAAAGCAGCGTTTTATTCACAGCCGCTTGGCTCTTCTTTCTCTGTGGCACAAGCTGATCAGCTGCATGGAAAAGAGCTTTCATATAATAATATCCGTGATACAGACGCTGCCCTTCAAATCGTAAAAGAATTCGACGAGCCGGCTGCGGTAGCCGTGAAGCACATGAATCCTTGCGGTGTTGGAGCAGGAGAAACGATTGAAGAAGCATATGCCCGTGCATATGAAGCAGATCCAACTTCTATTTTCGGCGGTATTGTGGCATTGAACCGCCCTGTATCAAAAGAGCTTGCCCAAAAGCTGCATGAGATTTTCCTTGAGATCATTGTGGCGCCGTCTTTTGATGCAGAAGCGATTGACATACTGTCTCAAAAGAAAAACATCCGCCTCCTAACACTTGATTTCGCAAACGGCAAAAAAGGCGAAAAAGTACTCACATCTGTTGAAGGCGGCTTGCTTTCGCAAGATTTGGATGAACTGTCTCTTGCGGATGCAGACGTAAAAGTTGCGACGAAACGCCAGCCAACAGAAGAAGAATGGAAAGCCATGAAACTGGGCTGGAAAGTTGTGAAGCATGTTAAGTCAAACGCAATTGTTGTGTCCGACGACAAAATGACACTTGGTGTTGGTGCGGGACAAATGAACCGTGTTGGTGCAGCGAAAATTGCGCTTGAGCAGGCTGGTGAAAAAGCAAAAGGAGCCGCTCTTGCCTCAGATGCATTCTTCCCAATGGATGACACTGTTGAAGCGGCTGCCAAAGCGGGTATTACAGCTATTATTCAGCCGGGTGGATCAATCCGGGATGAAGATTCCATTAAAAAAGCGGATGAATACGGCATTACAATGGTAATGACAGGTATTCGCCATTTCAAACATTAA
- the purD gene encoding phosphoribosylamine--glycine ligase: MNVLVVGRGGREHAICKKVAESPLVETVFCAPGNAGIAQDASIVNIDEMNFADLAAFAKEQGVALVIVGPENPLSAGITDYLEGEGLKVFGPKQNAAILEGSKSFSKMMMEKYNIPTARYQSFEDYDAAKAYIEKEGAPIVLKADGLAAGKGVTVAMTMDEALASLDDMMLDKKFGDASARVVVEQFLQGEEYSLMAFVHGENVYPMEAAQDHKRAFDNDEGPNTGGMGAYSPVPHISQAINDQSVEEIIRPIAKGMVAEGRSFTGIIFAGLMLTEEGPKTIEFNARFGDPETQVVLPRLENDLVQVMLDVLDGRDPELAWKEESVLGIVLAAKGYPEAYEKGNELKGLQAIDAGSVIHAGTYADGDVIRANGGRVLLVAGSGANPVEAQQNAYEKMQHIDTEHFFFRKDIGSRAIAKARL; encoded by the coding sequence ATGAACGTACTCGTTGTAGGACGTGGCGGACGCGAGCACGCCATTTGTAAAAAAGTGGCGGAGAGCCCGCTTGTCGAAACCGTTTTCTGCGCGCCAGGAAATGCCGGGATCGCACAGGATGCAAGCATTGTGAATATCGACGAAATGAACTTTGCTGACCTTGCTGCTTTTGCGAAGGAGCAAGGCGTGGCCCTTGTGATTGTCGGCCCTGAAAATCCGCTTTCTGCTGGTATTACGGATTATTTAGAAGGCGAGGGGCTGAAAGTATTTGGTCCGAAACAAAACGCGGCTATTTTAGAAGGCAGCAAATCTTTTTCAAAAATGATGATGGAAAAGTACAACATTCCAACGGCACGCTATCAGTCATTTGAAGACTATGATGCAGCGAAAGCATATATTGAAAAAGAAGGTGCGCCAATCGTGCTGAAAGCAGATGGCTTGGCAGCAGGAAAAGGCGTAACCGTTGCAATGACGATGGATGAAGCACTTGCGTCATTAGATGACATGATGCTCGATAAAAAATTCGGTGATGCTTCTGCGCGCGTTGTCGTAGAGCAATTTTTGCAGGGAGAAGAATATTCTCTTATGGCTTTTGTTCATGGCGAAAATGTGTATCCGATGGAAGCTGCACAGGATCATAAGCGCGCATTTGATAACGATGAAGGCCCAAACACAGGCGGAATGGGTGCTTATTCGCCAGTTCCGCACATCTCACAGGCTATTAATGATCAGTCTGTAGAAGAAATTATCCGTCCGATCGCAAAAGGCATGGTTGCGGAAGGCCGTTCGTTTACGGGCATTATTTTTGCAGGTTTAATGCTTACAGAAGAAGGACCGAAAACGATTGAATTTAATGCTCGTTTTGGTGATCCGGAAACGCAGGTTGTACTGCCGCGTCTTGAAAATGATCTTGTTCAGGTGATGCTTGATGTGCTTGATGGCAGAGACCCTGAACTCGCTTGGAAAGAAGAATCCGTTCTCGGTATTGTTCTGGCAGCAAAAGGCTACCCGGAAGCATACGAGAAAGGCAATGAGCTCAAAGGGCTCCAGGCTATTGATGCCGGATCTGTTATCCACGCTGGCACGTATGCAGATGGAGATGTTATCCGCGCGAATGGCGGCCGTGTGCTTCTTGTTGCAGGAAGTGGAGCAAACCCGGTTGAAGCTCAGCAAAACGCGTATGAAAAAATGCAGCATATCGATACGGAACATTTCTTTTTCCGTAAGGATATCGGCAGCCGCGCTATTGCGAAAGCCCGTTTATAA
- a CDS encoding adenine deaminase C-terminal domain-containing protein, producing the protein MSDLTHRWRNKKIREQVAVVDRKKAPTLVLKNARYLHSAMKRWLQGNIWIYENRIVYIGDDLPDHADEIVDCTGKTIVPGYIEPHVHPFLIYNPKTFSEYAAKRGTTTLINDNLMMMLALTKKKAFSLIEELNKQPVSMYWWCRYDAQTEIENEDDVFANGTVSAWLKNECVIQGGELTGWPKLLDGDDMMLYWMQETKAANKRIEGHFPGASEKTLTKMTLFGADGDHESMTGEDVRKRLMNGMMVTLRHSSIRPDLENLLTEMKELDLDQYDMMMLTTDGPSPVFCRDGLTDKLIRIAIENGVPPIDAYHMASYNAARYYRMEHIHGMIAPGRLASVNILTSEFDPTPEAVLSRGMWVKKSGQEASPFPPVAWQRFGHTKMRLDWELREDDLQFSMPFGIEMVNNVITKPCSVVKDVAGEHFYMEHDQNYLVLLDYEGKWRVNTTIKGFATNVQGFASSFSSTEDIVLIGSSKEEMKRAFDRVKELGGGIVLAENGKIIHEIPLTLSGIMSDQPFETVMEQEAKLRELLSARGYPYEDPIYSLLFLTSTHLPYIRLTSQGIYDVMKKTILFPTIMR; encoded by the coding sequence ATGTCTGATTTAACACATAGATGGAGAAACAAAAAAATACGTGAACAGGTTGCCGTAGTAGACCGTAAAAAAGCGCCGACGCTTGTTTTGAAGAATGCGCGTTATCTTCATTCAGCTATGAAGCGCTGGCTGCAGGGAAACATCTGGATCTATGAAAACCGTATTGTCTACATCGGAGACGACCTTCCGGACCATGCGGATGAGATCGTTGACTGCACCGGAAAAACGATCGTGCCCGGCTATATTGAACCGCACGTTCACCCCTTTTTAATTTACAATCCAAAAACCTTTTCTGAATATGCGGCAAAGCGCGGAACGACCACTCTTATCAATGACAACTTGATGATGATGCTGGCCCTTACAAAAAAGAAAGCGTTTTCTTTAATTGAAGAGCTGAATAAGCAGCCGGTTTCGATGTACTGGTGGTGCCGGTATGATGCCCAAACCGAAATTGAAAATGAAGATGACGTTTTTGCAAACGGCACGGTAAGTGCCTGGCTGAAAAATGAATGTGTCATTCAAGGCGGTGAATTGACCGGCTGGCCCAAGCTTTTAGATGGAGACGATATGATGCTGTATTGGATGCAGGAAACAAAAGCAGCTAATAAGCGGATCGAAGGGCATTTCCCTGGTGCCTCGGAAAAAACATTGACGAAGATGACCTTGTTTGGAGCGGACGGCGATCATGAATCGATGACCGGAGAAGACGTAAGAAAGCGCCTGATGAATGGCATGATGGTCACACTCCGTCATTCATCCATCCGTCCGGATCTTGAAAACCTGCTGACAGAGATGAAAGAGCTTGACCTCGATCAGTACGACATGATGATGCTGACAACAGACGGTCCATCGCCTGTTTTTTGTAGGGACGGGCTGACCGATAAATTAATCCGCATCGCCATCGAAAATGGGGTGCCGCCTATCGATGCATATCATATGGCGTCATATAACGCTGCTCGTTATTATCGCATGGAACATATACATGGCATGATTGCACCTGGACGCCTGGCAAGTGTAAACATTTTAACAAGTGAATTTGACCCAACACCGGAAGCAGTGCTGTCAAGAGGCATGTGGGTGAAAAAAAGCGGCCAGGAAGCGAGTCCATTCCCGCCTGTTGCCTGGCAGCGGTTCGGGCATACGAAAATGCGGCTCGATTGGGAACTACGGGAGGATGATTTGCAATTTTCGATGCCGTTTGGTATAGAAATGGTCAACAATGTCATCACCAAGCCATGCAGTGTCGTGAAAGATGTGGCTGGAGAGCATTTTTATATGGAGCATGACCAAAATTACCTCGTTCTCCTCGATTATGAAGGAAAGTGGCGGGTAAACACAACTATCAAAGGGTTTGCTACAAACGTGCAGGGATTTGCCTCCTCGTTTTCCAGCACGGAGGATATTGTTTTGATTGGTTCATCCAAAGAGGAAATGAAGCGGGCATTTGACCGGGTGAAAGAACTGGGCGGAGGCATTGTGCTTGCAGAGAACGGAAAAATCATTCATGAAATCCCGCTTACACTGTCCGGCATCATGTCGGATCAGCCGTTTGAAACGGTAATGGAACAAGAAGCCAAGCTGCGGGAACTGCTGTCAGCGCGCGGCTATCCATATGAAGATCCCATCTATTCACTGCTGTTTTTAACGTCCACTCACCTGCCTTATATTCGCCTTACCTCGCAGGGGATATATGACGTTATGAAGAAAACGATACTCTTTCCAACGATAATGCGTTAA
- a CDS encoding YerC/YecD family TrpR-related protein — protein sequence MQIDKLRGRELDQLFQAVLSLKDLEECYRFFDDLCTVNEIQSLAQRLEVARMLQEGKTYHKIETETGASTATISRVKRCLNYGNDGYEFVLKRVYDKE from the coding sequence ATGCAGATAGATAAGTTGCGGGGGAGGGAGCTGGACCAGCTGTTTCAAGCTGTCCTCTCGCTGAAGGATCTGGAAGAATGCTATCGATTTTTCGATGATCTGTGCACAGTAAATGAAATCCAGTCACTGGCCCAGCGTCTTGAAGTAGCAAGGATGCTTCAAGAAGGCAAAACCTATCATAAAATTGAAACGGAAACCGGTGCATCAACCGCTACTATTTCCCGTGTGAAACGATGCTTAAACTATGGAAATGACGGCTATGAATTCGTATTGAAGCGCGTATATGATAAAGAATAA
- a CDS encoding heptaprenylglyceryl phosphate synthase, with amino-acid sequence MYDVREWRHVFKLDPNKPIDDELLERVCESGTDAIVVGGSDGVTLDNVLDLMVRVRRFPLPCVLEVSSLEIVTPGFDLYLIPTVLNTSQAEWITGLHVEAMKEYGDLMDPGELIVEGYCIANPDCKAAKLTGVSEKPDTEDIIAYARLAGHLWKLPVFYLEYSGTYGDVEAVQQAAEVLKETETVFFYGGGIQTARQAKEIGQYADVVVVGNAVYEKPEEALKTVTAVQK; translated from the coding sequence ATGTATGATGTTCGCGAATGGCGGCATGTGTTTAAATTAGATCCGAATAAACCGATAGATGATGAATTGCTCGAACGTGTATGCGAATCTGGAACGGATGCTATTGTAGTAGGCGGTTCAGATGGCGTTACGCTGGATAATGTACTGGACTTAATGGTACGGGTGCGCCGCTTTCCGCTTCCGTGCGTACTGGAAGTATCGTCACTTGAAATCGTAACGCCGGGCTTTGATTTGTATTTGATTCCAACCGTTTTAAATACGAGCCAGGCCGAATGGATTACCGGACTGCACGTGGAAGCGATGAAAGAATACGGCGATTTAATGGACCCGGGTGAATTAATTGTAGAGGGCTATTGTATTGCGAACCCTGATTGCAAGGCAGCGAAACTGACTGGTGTTTCCGAGAAGCCGGATACGGAGGATATCATTGCATATGCACGTCTGGCCGGCCACTTATGGAAGCTGCCTGTTTTTTATTTGGAATACAGCGGCACGTATGGTGATGTTGAAGCCGTGCAGCAAGCAGCCGAAGTGTTAAAAGAAACCGAAACCGTGTTTTTCTACGGAGGCGGTATTCAAACAGCCCGGCAGGCAAAAGAAATCGGGCAGTATGCGGATGTAGTCGTTGTCGGAAATGCGGTTTATGAAAAGCCGGAAGAAGCATTAAAAACCGTCACGGCGGTTCAAAAATAG
- a CDS encoding DUF3048 domain-containing protein, whose translation MRKKWMAMAAAAVLISGCSSAEPASKNEKSELNPLTGIQSSDNAHRAVAVVISNHPSARPQTALEKADIVYEILTEGGITRFLAIYQSEYPDKAGPVRSARDYLVELSKGYDALFLAHGYSPEAQEMLLSGEVDQVNGIQHDGDVFKRDPSRKAPHNSYVDMKEAFHVAEEKGYSLNDAPSRLAFLSKKEAASLTGDPAEAFSIRPSSNDLFESRYEYDGDQYRRTIDGAEIKADNVFVIEADHRVVDAKGRLDIDLTSGGDAFLFQEGVMNLVKWRNQDGRIVPNTESGPAFVTGKTWIHIVPASRGLNKAVKVEIDGEGNGS comes from the coding sequence ATGAGAAAAAAATGGATGGCAATGGCTGCAGCAGCCGTTTTAATCAGCGGATGTTCAAGTGCCGAGCCTGCCAGCAAGAATGAAAAAAGTGAGCTCAATCCTTTAACAGGCATTCAATCATCAGATAATGCACACCGGGCTGTAGCGGTCGTGATTAGCAATCATCCGTCAGCCCGTCCACAGACGGCTCTTGAGAAAGCGGATATTGTATATGAAATTTTGACAGAAGGCGGCATCACTCGTTTTTTAGCCATCTATCAAAGCGAATATCCAGATAAAGCGGGGCCTGTACGGAGCGCACGCGATTATCTTGTCGAGCTTTCTAAAGGGTACGATGCACTGTTTTTAGCCCACGGCTATAGTCCAGAAGCACAGGAGATGCTGCTGTCCGGTGAAGTAGATCAGGTTAATGGTATCCAGCATGATGGCGATGTGTTTAAGCGGGACCCGTCCCGGAAAGCACCGCATAATTCATACGTAGATATGAAGGAAGCGTTCCATGTTGCGGAAGAAAAAGGCTACAGCTTAAATGACGCGCCGTCGCGGCTGGCTTTTTTATCGAAGAAGGAAGCAGCGTCGCTGACCGGTGACCCGGCAGAAGCGTTTTCTATTCGGCCGTCATCAAATGATTTATTCGAATCAAGATATGAGTATGATGGCGATCAATACCGCCGGACGATAGATGGGGCAGAGATCAAAGCAGATAATGTTTTCGTCATCGAAGCGGACCATCGTGTTGTCGATGCAAAAGGGCGTCTGGATATTGATTTAACCTCTGGTGGAGATGCGTTTCTTTTTCAAGAAGGTGTCATGAACCTGGTGAAATGGCGCAATCAGGATGGACGTATCGTGCCTAATACAGAAAGCGGTCCTGCTTTTGTAACAGGAAAAACGTGGATTCATATAGTACCGGCCTCAAGAGGATTAAATAAAGCAGTAAAGGTAGAAATAGATGGTGAAGGGAATGGAAGTTGA
- the purN gene encoding phosphoribosylglycinamide formyltransferase, protein MTKIALFASGSGSNVQAIAEAVAAGKVPAEIALLVCDKPDAYVLERAKALDIPAFSFQPKQYESKAAFESEIVDRLQEAGVEFIFLAGYMRLIGPVLLNAYRNRIVNIHPSLLPAFPGKDAIGQAFDAGVKISGVTVHFVDEGMDTGPIIDQECVRIDSGMTRSDVQTAIQRIEHSLYPNVITKLLNQHREEQTQ, encoded by the coding sequence ATGACGAAAATTGCCTTGTTTGCATCCGGCAGCGGAAGCAACGTGCAGGCAATTGCCGAGGCGGTGGCAGCAGGAAAGGTTCCTGCTGAAATCGCCTTGCTCGTCTGCGATAAACCGGATGCATATGTACTTGAACGTGCAAAAGCACTCGACATCCCGGCGTTTTCATTTCAGCCGAAACAATACGAATCAAAAGCAGCGTTTGAGAGTGAAATTGTGGACCGCTTGCAGGAGGCAGGAGTTGAATTTATTTTTCTAGCCGGCTATATGCGTTTGATCGGCCCTGTTTTACTGAATGCATACCGGAACCGGATCGTAAACATTCACCCGTCTCTTCTGCCGGCTTTTCCCGGAAAAGATGCGATCGGCCAGGCGTTTGACGCAGGGGTGAAAATATCCGGCGTTACCGTTCACTTTGTTGATGAAGGGATGGACACCGGCCCGATCATTGATCAGGAATGTGTACGAATTGATTCCGGCATGACGCGCAGCGATGTACAGACTGCCATTCAACGGATTGAACACAGCCTTTATCCGAATGTAATCACCAAACTTTTGAACCAACATAGGGAGGAACAAACACAATGA